From the Manihot esculenta cultivar AM560-2 chromosome 3, M.esculenta_v8, whole genome shotgun sequence genome, one window contains:
- the LOC110610477 gene encoding aminoacylase-1 isoform X1 codes for MRHSILMDCPLPTSFSSTSHSFFLFVLVLLLNTCLHLPNPAVALAEDSSSSIISRFQQYLQIDTAQPSPRYQEAADFLISQAKSIGLESQSIEFVDGKPLVLLKWAGSNPTLPSILLYSHTDVVPVEQHKWAYPAFGAHLDSHGNIYARGSQDMKCVGMQYLEAVRRLKSSGYQPIRSIYLSFAPDEEIGGHDGAEKFSASDIFKTMNVGIVLDEGLASPTENYRPFYAERSPWWLVIKANGAPGHGAKLYDNSAMENLLKSIESVRRFRASQFDLVKSGLKEEGEVISVNMVFLKAGTPSPTGFVMNLQPSEAEAGFDIRIPPTADPEALERRIAEEWAPVSRNMTYQLGQFKQKNTVYDNFGKPLLTKTDDSNPWWILLEEAVRKANGKLGKPEVFPAATDSRYFRLQGLPAIGFSPMANTPILLHDHNEFLNKAEYLKGIEIYESIIKVYASYVEHASNEVTKDEL; via the exons ATGAGACATTCAATTCTAATGGACTGTCCACTCCCAACTTCCTTCTCTTCCACTAGCCACTCTTTCTTCCTCTTCGTCCTTGTACTCCTCCTCAATACTTGCTTACACCTTCCAAATCCCGCAGTAGCTCTAGCCGAAGATTCATCATCATCAATCATATCAAGATTCCAACAATACCTCCAAATTGACACCGCCCAACCCAGCCCCCGATATCAAGAAGCAGCCGATTTCCTCATTTCCCAGGCCAAATCCATCGGTCTTGAATCTCAATCCATTGAGTTCGTCGATGGCAAGCCACTTGTTCTCCTCAAGTGGGCGGGCTCTAACCCTACCCTCCCTTCTATCCTCCTTTACTCTCATACTGATGTCGTCCCCGTCGAGCAGCACAAGTGGGCTTACCCTGCCTTCGGCGCACACCTTGATTCCCATGGTAACATCTATGCTAGAGGCTCCCAGGACATGAAGTGCGTTGGTATGCAGTATCTGGAAGCTGTCCGCCGCTTGAAGTCTTCTGGGTACCAGCCGATTCGGTCCATTTACCTCTCTTTTGCCCCCGATGAAGAAATAGGCGGCCATGATGGTGCTGAGAAGTTTTCTGCTTCTGATATCTTCAAGACCATGAATGTGGGAATAGTGCTTGATGAAG GATTAGCATCGCCCACTGAGAATTACCGGCCGTTCTATGCAGAGAGGAGTCCATGGTGGCTGGTGATTAAGGCCAACGGGGCGCCAGGCCATGGAGCTAAGCTTTATGACAATAGTGCAATGGAAAATCTTTTGAAAAGCATTGAGAGTGTGAGGAGATTCCGGGCTTCTCAGTTTGATTTGGTGAAATCTGGTTTGAAGGAGGAGGGAGAGGTTATTTCTGTTAACATGGTGTTTCTTAAGGCTGGCACTCCATCTCCAACT GGATTTGTCATGAATTTGCAGCCATCTGAAGCAGAAGCAGGTTTTGATATTCGAATTCCACCAACTGCTGATCCTGAAGCTCTAGAAAGGCGAATTGCTGAAGAATGGGCACCTGTTTCACGCAATATGACATACCAG CTTGGGCAGTTTAAGCAGAAAAACACTGTTTACGACAACTTTGGGAAGCCACTCCTTACAAAGACTGACGATTCTAACCCATGGTGGATTCTGCTTGAAGAGGCTGTCAGAAAAGCTAATGGAAAACTTGGTAAACCAGAGGTCTTTCCTGCTGCCACGGATTCTCGTTACTTCCGGTTACAAGGGCTACCAGCAATTGGTTTCTCCCCCATGGCAAACACACCTATTCTTCTGCATGATCATAATGAG TTCCTGAACAAAGCTGAATACCTGAAAGGCATAGAGATCTACGAGTCAATAATTAAAGTTTATGCATCTTATGTTGAGCATGCCAGCAATGAAGTCACGAAAGATGAACTATGA
- the LOC110610478 gene encoding aminoacylase-1A — translation MDYPLLTSFSSTNRSLFLFLFLFVLLNTCLLLPNPGVAVAEDESSAVISRFQQYLQIDTAQPSPRYQEAADFLISQAKSIGLESQIIEFAVGKPLVLLKWAGSDPTLPSILLYSHTDVVPVEQHKWAYPAFSAQLDSHGNIYARGAQDMKCVGMQYLEAVRRLKSSGFQPVRSIYLCFAPDEEINGHDGAEKFADSDIFKTINVGIVLDEGLASPTEKYRAFYAERSPWWLAIKATGSPGHGSRLYDNSAMENLLKSIESVRRFRASQFDLVKSGLKEEGEVISVNMVFLKAGTPSPTGFVMNVQPSEAEAGFDIRVPPTADPEALERRIAEEWAPVSRNMTYEFKSKATVYDKFGRPLITKTNSNPWWVLLEEAVRKANGKLGKPEIFPAATDSRHFRFRGLPAIGFSPMANTPVLLHDHNEFLNKAEYLKGVEIYESIIKAYASYAEHASNEGTKDEL, via the exons ATGGACTATCCACTCCTAACTTCCTTCTCTTCCACTAACCGctctctcttcctcttcctcttcctcttcgtACTCCTCAATACCTGCTTACTCCTTCCAAATCCAGGAGTAGCTGTAGCTGAAGATGAATCATCAGCAGTCATATCAAGATTCCAACAATACCTCCAAATTGATACTGCCCAACCCAGCCCCCGGTACCAAGAAGCAGCCGATTTCCTTATTTCCCAGGCCAAATCCATCGGCCTTGAATCTCAAATCATTGAGTTCGCTGTGGGCAAACCGCTTGTTCTCCTCAAGTGGGCTGGCTCTGACCCCACCCTGCCTTCTATCCTCCTTTACTCTCATACTGATGTCGTCCCCGTTGAGCAGCATAAGTGGGCATACCCTGCCTTCAGTGCACAACTTGATTCCCATGGCAACATCTATGCTAGAGGCGCCCAGGACATGAAGTGCGTTGGTATGCAGTATCTGGAAGCTGTTCGCCGCTTGAAGTCTTCTGGGTTCCAGCCGGTTCGGTCCATTTACCTCTGTTTTGCCCCAGATGAAGAAATAAATGGCCATGATGGTGCTGAGAAGTTTGCTGATTCTGATATTTTCAAGACCATCAATGTGGGAATAGTGCTCGATGAAG GATTAGCTTCGCCCACTGAGAAGTACCGGGCGTTCTATGCGGAGAGGAGTCCATGGTGGCTGGCGATTAAGGCCACTGGGTCGCCAGGCCATGGATCTAGGCTTTATGACAATAGTGCAATGGAAAATCTTTTGAAAAGCATTGAGAGTGTGAGGAGATTCCGGGCTTCTCAGTTTGATTTGGTGAAATCTGGTTTGAAGGAGGAGGGAGAGGTTATTTCTGTTAACATGGTCTTTCTTAAGGCTGGCACTCCATCTCCAACT GGATTTGTCATGAATGTGCAGCCATCTGAAGCAGAAGCAGGTTTTGATATTCGAGTTCCACCAACTGCTGATCCTGAAGCTTTGGAAAGGCGAATTGCTGAAGAATGGGCACCTGTTTCACGCAATATGACATATGAG TTTAAGTCGAAAGCCACTGTTTATGACAAGTTTGGGAGGCCTCTTATTACAAAGACGAATTCTAACCCATGGTGGGTTCTGCTTGAAGAAGCTGTCAGAAAAGCTAATGGAAAACTTGGTAAACCAGAGATCTTTCCAGCTGCCACGGATTCTCGTCACTTCCGGTTCCGTGGGCTACCAGCAATTGGTTTCTCCCCCATGGCAAACACACCTGTTCTTCTGCATGATCATAATGAG TTCCTGAACAAAGCCGAATACCTGAAAGGCGTAGAGATCTACGAGTCAATAATTAAAGCTTATGCATCTTATGCTGAGCATGCCAGCAATGAAGGGACCAAAGATGAGTTATAA
- the LOC110610477 gene encoding aminoacylase-1 isoform X2 gives MRHSILMDCPLPTSFSSTSHSFFLFVLVLLLNTCLHLPNPAVALAEDSSSSIISRFQQYLQIDTAQPSPRYQEAADFLISQAKSIGLESQSIEFVDGKPLVLLKWAGSNPTLPSILLYSHTDVVPVEQHKWAYPAFGAHLDSHGNIYARGSQDMKCVGMQYLEAVRRLKSSGYQPIRSIYLSFAPDEEIGGHDGAEKFSASDIFKTMNVGIVLDEGLASPTENYRPFYAERSPWWLVIKANGAPGHGAKLYDNSAMENLLKSIESVRRFRASQFDLVKSGLKEEGEVISVNMVFLKAGTPSPTGFVMNLQPSEAEAGFDIRIPPTADPEALERRIAEEWAPVSRNMTYQFKQKNTVYDNFGKPLLTKTDDSNPWWILLEEAVRKANGKLGKPEVFPAATDSRYFRLQGLPAIGFSPMANTPILLHDHNEFLNKAEYLKGIEIYESIIKVYASYVEHASNEVTKDEL, from the exons ATGAGACATTCAATTCTAATGGACTGTCCACTCCCAACTTCCTTCTCTTCCACTAGCCACTCTTTCTTCCTCTTCGTCCTTGTACTCCTCCTCAATACTTGCTTACACCTTCCAAATCCCGCAGTAGCTCTAGCCGAAGATTCATCATCATCAATCATATCAAGATTCCAACAATACCTCCAAATTGACACCGCCCAACCCAGCCCCCGATATCAAGAAGCAGCCGATTTCCTCATTTCCCAGGCCAAATCCATCGGTCTTGAATCTCAATCCATTGAGTTCGTCGATGGCAAGCCACTTGTTCTCCTCAAGTGGGCGGGCTCTAACCCTACCCTCCCTTCTATCCTCCTTTACTCTCATACTGATGTCGTCCCCGTCGAGCAGCACAAGTGGGCTTACCCTGCCTTCGGCGCACACCTTGATTCCCATGGTAACATCTATGCTAGAGGCTCCCAGGACATGAAGTGCGTTGGTATGCAGTATCTGGAAGCTGTCCGCCGCTTGAAGTCTTCTGGGTACCAGCCGATTCGGTCCATTTACCTCTCTTTTGCCCCCGATGAAGAAATAGGCGGCCATGATGGTGCTGAGAAGTTTTCTGCTTCTGATATCTTCAAGACCATGAATGTGGGAATAGTGCTTGATGAAG GATTAGCATCGCCCACTGAGAATTACCGGCCGTTCTATGCAGAGAGGAGTCCATGGTGGCTGGTGATTAAGGCCAACGGGGCGCCAGGCCATGGAGCTAAGCTTTATGACAATAGTGCAATGGAAAATCTTTTGAAAAGCATTGAGAGTGTGAGGAGATTCCGGGCTTCTCAGTTTGATTTGGTGAAATCTGGTTTGAAGGAGGAGGGAGAGGTTATTTCTGTTAACATGGTGTTTCTTAAGGCTGGCACTCCATCTCCAACT GGATTTGTCATGAATTTGCAGCCATCTGAAGCAGAAGCAGGTTTTGATATTCGAATTCCACCAACTGCTGATCCTGAAGCTCTAGAAAGGCGAATTGCTGAAGAATGGGCACCTGTTTCACGCAATATGACATACCAG TTTAAGCAGAAAAACACTGTTTACGACAACTTTGGGAAGCCACTCCTTACAAAGACTGACGATTCTAACCCATGGTGGATTCTGCTTGAAGAGGCTGTCAGAAAAGCTAATGGAAAACTTGGTAAACCAGAGGTCTTTCCTGCTGCCACGGATTCTCGTTACTTCCGGTTACAAGGGCTACCAGCAATTGGTTTCTCCCCCATGGCAAACACACCTATTCTTCTGCATGATCATAATGAG TTCCTGAACAAAGCTGAATACCTGAAAGGCATAGAGATCTACGAGTCAATAATTAAAGTTTATGCATCTTATGTTGAGCATGCCAGCAATGAAGTCACGAAAGATGAACTATGA